From Xylocopilactobacillus apis, a single genomic window includes:
- a CDS encoding MucBP domain-containing protein, giving the protein MSSGQNNRLEEVKKFLSEILSGELTGYKIQQRNDEMFQLTQWAQKQNLITGVDFRTVSDQVAMIDYSGVQVTDKGRQILAESGVQIPEPQKKTDNVVPLNAQSDQQPQQSQVNVDNLLQNMNAGDQETAQSLLQSLREGRSNQLVYSDYLDFFNRNPQFYTYFISAGQEEVPAPQSQEVPPAEASGIFSPEVQRIIAQTENQKAGHEEAAPQATPSEIDNSEPVAVDPNPVPEKESAPEPEVQPQIQPEPVQTYPVQSEPVVEEPVVSKEEVSEPAFESAPVVNIEPEVKEPEPAVEEAPEETVSQSAKTTTHVVIKYLDQDQKEIAPALSIQLTSQTSAYDVSSYQKKIRDYDFVKAENEKGHITSQEINVIFHYEAKLAEGNIKISYVNQQGEKIAEQKVVQGGRIGQFYPLLNDLPDQLVKDLDSRRYVLQSILADNDPTDSSLIYFSDRDQNFTAIFRELLPGRITLRYRNLKNQAIGIGERVMENNVENGDKIAIPLPLVPTGYELDQTLLNGDPVSVGDHFTVSPDEQIIDYVFKRVIADGAIIFNYVDQDGREIAHQTVVRGGRYGEIYDFDANLPQTVINRVNDGVYENNPIIKEETENGTVIPAARITFDNNDHEYSAVFQATEAASITMKFVTTDDNPIPNVTDKVVQGTHYYGDTFVIPNAPSITGFDLNRVMVNDKVAQVDDPVMYSNQEQTVTYVYTIATSTITAHHVDQLGRQIAEDRIITGQIGTTVEQSQLVSLRLNPYYVLSDVLTNNSNYTFTTDPQFITFHYQVDDDLVPEVLNVSDIVLLNCLDTNGNIIGKVTPSSIHLEPVKVGHVYLVHAPDFAGYHLFSQTDTVRIVWNSEKANDFTIVDHPNGLAFIYQSI; this is encoded by the coding sequence ATGAGTTCAGGTCAGAATAATAGATTAGAAGAAGTTAAAAAATTTCTGTCCGAGATACTTTCAGGCGAATTAACCGGATATAAAATCCAACAGCGTAATGATGAGATGTTTCAGCTTACTCAGTGGGCTCAAAAACAAAATTTAATCACCGGTGTTGATTTTCGTACTGTATCCGATCAAGTTGCAATGATCGATTATTCTGGGGTTCAGGTAACTGATAAGGGAAGACAAATACTTGCAGAAAGTGGTGTTCAGATTCCCGAACCGCAGAAAAAAACAGATAATGTAGTGCCTTTAAATGCTCAGTCAGATCAACAACCTCAACAATCCCAAGTTAATGTCGATAATTTATTGCAGAACATGAATGCAGGCGATCAAGAGACAGCACAATCTTTACTGCAGTCACTAAGAGAAGGTCGCTCGAATCAGTTAGTGTACTCAGATTATTTGGATTTCTTTAACCGTAATCCCCAATTCTACACATATTTTATTAGTGCGGGACAAGAAGAAGTTCCTGCACCTCAATCACAGGAAGTTCCACCAGCAGAAGCAAGTGGAATTTTCTCGCCGGAAGTTCAGAGAATTATTGCTCAAACAGAAAATCAAAAAGCTGGTCACGAAGAAGCAGCTCCTCAAGCTACCCCATCAGAAATTGATAATTCTGAACCAGTAGCTGTTGATCCTAATCCAGTACCTGAAAAAGAATCAGCTCCAGAGCCAGAAGTTCAACCTCAGATCCAGCCTGAACCTGTCCAAACTTATCCAGTTCAATCAGAACCCGTGGTTGAAGAACCAGTTGTCAGTAAAGAAGAAGTTAGTGAACCTGCCTTTGAATCTGCTCCAGTAGTAAATATTGAACCAGAAGTTAAAGAGCCAGAACCAGCAGTAGAAGAAGCGCCTGAAGAAACTGTTTCTCAGTCTGCTAAAACCACAACTCACGTGGTAATTAAATATTTAGATCAAGATCAAAAAGAAATTGCCCCTGCCCTTTCAATTCAGCTCACGAGCCAGACTTCGGCTTATGATGTATCAAGTTATCAGAAGAAAATTCGTGACTATGATTTTGTGAAAGCAGAAAATGAAAAAGGACACATCACCAGCCAAGAAATAAATGTTATTTTCCACTACGAAGCGAAGCTTGCAGAGGGAAATATCAAAATAAGTTATGTAAATCAACAGGGAGAAAAGATTGCTGAACAAAAAGTTGTTCAAGGCGGTCGAATTGGTCAATTTTATCCTTTACTTAATGATTTACCAGACCAGTTAGTTAAAGATCTTGATAGTCGGCGTTACGTTTTACAAAGTATCTTAGCTGATAATGATCCAACTGATTCTTCACTCATCTACTTTAGTGATCGTGATCAGAATTTTACTGCGATTTTCCGTGAGTTGTTGCCAGGACGGATTACTTTAAGATATCGGAATCTGAAAAATCAAGCAATTGGCATCGGTGAACGGGTGATGGAAAACAATGTTGAAAATGGTGACAAAATTGCAATTCCTCTCCCCTTGGTTCCAACTGGCTATGAATTAGATCAGACCTTACTTAATGGTGATCCTGTTAGTGTTGGTGATCACTTTACGGTTTCGCCGGATGAACAAATAATTGATTATGTCTTTAAGCGCGTTATCGCTGACGGTGCAATTATTTTCAACTATGTAGATCAAGACGGACGTGAAATTGCTCATCAAACTGTTGTTCGCGGCGGCCGCTATGGTGAGATTTATGACTTCGATGCTAATTTACCGCAGACAGTTATTAATCGAGTTAATGATGGAGTTTATGAAAATAATCCAATCATCAAAGAAGAAACCGAAAATGGGACTGTAATTCCAGCGGCTCGAATTACATTTGACAATAACGATCATGAATATTCGGCTGTTTTCCAAGCAACAGAAGCTGCTAGTATTACTATGAAGTTTGTTACAACTGATGATAATCCAATTCCAAACGTAACTGATAAAGTAGTTCAAGGAACTCATTATTATGGTGATACTTTTGTGATTCCAAATGCCCCTTCAATTACTGGATTTGATCTTAATCGCGTGATGGTTAATGATAAAGTTGCGCAAGTTGATGATCCTGTAATGTATAGTAATCAAGAACAAACAGTTACTTATGTTTACACTATTGCAACAAGTACGATCACTGCTCATCATGTCGATCAATTGGGTCGTCAAATTGCTGAAGATCGAATTATTACTGGTCAGATTGGCACGACGGTAGAACAGAGTCAGCTGGTATCATTAAGACTCAATCCCTACTATGTTCTAAGCGACGTGTTAACCAATAACAGTAATTATACTTTTACTACTGATCCACAGTTCATCACTTTCCATTATCAAGTCGATGATGATTTAGTACCAGAAGTCTTAAATGTATCGGATATAGTTTTACTCAACTGTCTTGATACAAATGGTAATATCATCGGAAAAGTGACTCCAAGTTCAATTCACCTTGAACCAGTTAAAGTCGGACATGTCTACCTCGTCCATGCACCTGACTTTGCGGGATATCACTTATTCAGCCAGACTGATACTGTGAGAATAGTGTGGAACTCTGAGAAAGCTAATGATTTTACAATCGTCGACCATCCAAATGGTTTAGCATTTATCTATCAATCTATCTAA
- a CDS encoding WxL domain-containing protein, which translates to MKKKLVIFPLLIFSFFALLIVKAETVSAADKLVAFKNDAGRTVGYVNLSSEGILGTDTLATAFKKLGATSTGEMNVYGRKYTLVSADSLSTDPTSDIGIWFHGTTAGNTTTVDSFMNSNTASITGGAVYLEGKNPQIPEFPDLKLDPTNDNVDFASSGWTEITPANYKNDMVWNFTRNKRKYQITSNSSYDNYCGSDNLNSLKVKDLTDPNNIKFYTYDYDNGVSSTTVLSYFNDYGGNDNIILNTTNVKMYKKPSKYGNAIAVIRRFDYPTFSNFNTEIMDVNPDGTIQVYTSYTERLKTRLNPTFKYDTDTDLRIFDANDNRIGGPGDTVGIYKGPGNTVYVKGITQSNPSISVKANIHYIDVSGKKLPSSGSWSPSDGTELAGRTQLISATTTSINSNGYEIVPVSGFAIVGRSDTTAISADGKKFKFPADIVNKAVETEFRVYFGSKNQYAAPLNSYGNLYYAVHANDGTHQLDDLLFSNGDSSVITADPIPRLDTNMTYGMPLTEQVVSSGELEEENTKDYYIYVQENKPVTLRAVPDFDFGIHNIDFSKHTYNFKSSIPKAGSDVNKLNLDDSYDNNTPSSNVGVPIEKYLKVTDYNGVSTKARALVVTNPNENDTSNWRIEASLDTFKNVSGTYINQADIPYLKLKTSAEGIDDYGQNGMSTWQKSSAPILATDPIIYSYNRNNPSDPRNNPTIILNGKNGTSTAVGSWKLDFAMSDSASLYFPSSLIQSSGNKTNSYHSTLTWTVVNQTP; encoded by the coding sequence TTGAAGAAAAAGTTAGTTATCTTTCCACTGCTAATATTTAGTTTCTTTGCTTTGTTAATAGTTAAAGCAGAGACAGTTAGTGCGGCAGATAAATTAGTAGCATTTAAAAATGACGCAGGAAGAACTGTTGGTTACGTTAATTTGTCCAGCGAGGGCATTTTGGGAACCGATACTCTTGCTACGGCTTTTAAAAAGTTAGGTGCAACTTCTACCGGTGAAATGAATGTCTACGGTCGTAAATATACTTTAGTTTCTGCAGACTCTCTCTCTACCGATCCAACAAGCGATATTGGCATTTGGTTTCACGGAACCACTGCAGGTAATACTACCACTGTCGATAGTTTTATGAATAGTAACACTGCATCAATTACAGGTGGAGCCGTTTATCTCGAAGGTAAAAATCCGCAAATCCCCGAATTCCCAGATCTGAAATTGGATCCAACTAATGATAATGTTGATTTTGCTAGTTCAGGCTGGACTGAGATTACTCCCGCAAATTATAAGAACGACATGGTGTGGAATTTTACACGTAATAAAAGGAAGTACCAGATTACAAGTAATTCTTCTTATGATAATTACTGTGGTTCAGATAATTTAAATTCTTTAAAAGTAAAAGACCTTACGGATCCGAATAATATTAAATTCTATACGTATGATTACGATAACGGAGTGTCTAGTACAACAGTTCTTAGTTATTTCAATGATTATGGTGGAAATGATAATATCATTTTAAATACAACAAATGTTAAAATGTATAAAAAGCCATCTAAATATGGCAATGCGATTGCTGTGATTAGAAGGTTCGATTACCCTACGTTTAGTAATTTTAATACAGAAATTATGGATGTTAATCCTGATGGAACAATTCAGGTTTATACAAGTTATACCGAAAGATTAAAAACAAGACTTAATCCAACTTTTAAATATGATACGGATACTGATCTTAGAATATTTGATGCCAATGATAATAGAATTGGTGGACCAGGAGATACTGTTGGAATATATAAAGGACCAGGAAATACAGTTTACGTTAAAGGAATAACTCAAAGTAATCCTTCCATTTCGGTGAAGGCAAATATCCATTATATTGATGTATCAGGTAAGAAGTTACCTTCAAGTGGCAGTTGGTCTCCTAGTGATGGAACAGAATTAGCTGGCAGAACGCAACTTATTTCTGCAACCACAACTTCAATTAATAGTAACGGTTATGAGATTGTCCCGGTATCGGGTTTTGCAATTGTTGGCAGAAGTGATACTACTGCAATTTCTGCTGATGGAAAAAAGTTTAAATTTCCGGCTGATATAGTCAATAAAGCAGTTGAAACAGAATTTAGAGTTTACTTTGGATCTAAAAATCAGTACGCGGCACCCCTTAATTCATATGGAAATCTTTATTATGCAGTTCATGCTAATGATGGGACTCATCAATTAGATGATCTACTATTCTCTAATGGTGATTCTTCAGTAATAACTGCTGATCCAATACCTCGGCTTGATACTAACATGACTTATGGAATGCCACTTACGGAGCAAGTTGTTTCATCTGGCGAGTTAGAAGAAGAAAATACGAAAGATTATTACATTTATGTTCAAGAAAATAAGCCAGTAACATTGCGGGCTGTTCCTGACTTTGATTTTGGTATCCATAATATAGATTTTAGTAAGCACACTTATAATTTTAAAAGTTCTATTCCAAAAGCTGGAAGTGATGTTAATAAACTTAATTTAGATGATTCCTATGATAATAATACACCTTCGTCAAATGTTGGTGTTCCAATTGAAAAATATTTGAAAGTAACGGATTATAACGGAGTGTCAACTAAAGCTCGAGCTTTAGTTGTGACAAATCCAAATGAAAATGATACTAGTAATTGGAGAATTGAAGCAAGTTTAGACACATTTAAAAATGTGAGTGGTACGTATATAAATCAAGCAGACATACCTTATTTAAAACTAAAGACTAGTGCTGAAGGTATTGATGATTATGGTCAAAATGGTATGTCAACTTGGCAGAAGTCTTCAGCTCCAATTCTAGCGACTGATCCAATAATTTATTCATATAATCGAAATAATCCAAGTGACCCAAGGAATAATCCAACAATCATTTTAAATGGAAAAAATGGAACAAGCACGGCGGTTGGATCGTGGAAACTCGATTTTGCTATGAGTGATTCTGCTTCATTATATTTTCCATCTTCATTAATACAAAGTTCTGGTAACAAAACTAATTCTTACCACTCAACATTGACATGGACAGTAGTTAATCAAACTCCCTAA
- a CDS encoding immunoglobulin-like domain-containing protein, translating into MKFKLAGFTSTVLLLLTPITGALTAVSNTKTVYADNNWDYDVDNPSLSSYDQLLQNAGPTDGIVDWYPTKGALSNDPSAQEVVKQLIDLSISTNDSNSNARKVLFNDTTGNLNDIRSDYKSTYDKYSTALGFIAQIINLNNTKTGLGVKLEQHAVKSANDKDDPADTDGNNVITDKVQLDPKDEASKIGKNISDVLGASFFGNADDAYAQIYLNGYDNVSQNESNIIREGTSSITLVAFSKTTGKKATAVFKLNNKTLPQAPTNSKLNNYVDNSLYALEKDNGKRDIAGLNLATAPKSVIDNLKLSKKSTFWVDGNGDGTIVVPRGTTAKQIADLIAKKKLDSNNSLKETAPMKAIQSTDGAHGYEHKSVDSGNGNFTPFNGSSLIKHSMKGPDKGNTGYIEYSNNFLESNKWFGGANDAEHMLDTNSMLETSFSNKSASEIPNSNVSESSPFINDPEAFKPQDYIKPNNISDVQNAAVVKTKDGKSNVGKVGHLFQPAGYVKESYDANHFVNDNPEFKDSDSSKIAQSIANSGSFSSTDPNAGVKKSFTYEAPVNTWMYKSFNNPYSTVVSSQGSNYSNSKSNTNVYGDTIKPQEYVDLADPNNDKPNLSAPTTLKLDKGNAQVIYTGKDKTGDNDVYYYIGVYNNLKKLTIPIPSATTNIEDSDTGALTKYGTVGTDGSEPIMWDPKIYKNSPDPFGTTSVLNSEFNNGTASINFGDGNVNKDRDKLLFPYVKKKVSKNQSMFFVQTWDKNVDSNTNEPKPLIYNAKGGSNSSDSDSPNFESKYYIEGVIEVDPNAVIDPIKAHAVNVHAVQDSDTKKAFFNSNLYNYDKSEFAKPGSDHQNNSQFFVSQDFSVGPVSSDMVSRTGDSSVDSDPSKIIDMVAKNSDPSKNEKNNYNNDVAPAEFTVENGYKLVTLDDAAKNQNVSVDALASEVSKVTGKSLDTVKNTKWLEASLPRLKENAGTARVNVVVYDKEAVSAPTKQDTKPSFSVTDLSNGNDPFNVSLRPYTTTYDDGAVLTTANVPQNFKNLVSKTLVAGNPDFVDASGKVSNNKLQQVLVSSFLSSWQQNDGSFKQTDSGLGVRSPLYMYGGFGISNSDSKNSYTQWPLGYSDNSGDYKNAVNSFSGDFYRGGTDLKAADGKNLIKGIPFNALTADVSKVDITKPGTYPVVYTYTNPDNAKDTASITVPVTVSEVSKPIFAFQGSADSTINVDDSFNENEYKVVGSWAIFNNYGGDYSKLPNFEGIAKNNDGSPKVTITGHVDTHTPGIYQLTYEATSISGETTTMIRKITVLPKSIATDWTITDMKAVGYINYVPNYGIMVFNAPAGSATGQRLAHTTAWRISQKAVNAKGDVFYRVGKNQWINGRYVSFSPISTMAPLKGEIEIVYVRGYGVNIWKSAGTTNSYYMDRKLKHGSKWKTFGLQNGFYKVGRDQWVQGDFARYKAYK; encoded by the coding sequence ATGAAATTTAAACTGGCTGGCTTTACTAGTACAGTTCTGTTGTTATTGACACCTATAACTGGTGCGTTAACTGCAGTTTCTAATACTAAAACTGTTTATGCTGATAATAATTGGGATTATGATGTCGATAATCCTAGTCTTAGTTCATATGATCAACTTTTACAAAATGCGGGTCCAACTGATGGGATTGTTGATTGGTATCCAACTAAAGGAGCGCTTAGTAACGATCCGTCTGCTCAAGAAGTAGTAAAACAATTAATTGATCTTTCAATTTCGACTAATGACTCTAATTCAAATGCCCGCAAAGTTCTCTTTAACGATACGACCGGTAATCTTAATGATATCCGTTCTGATTATAAGTCTACATATGATAAATATAGCACTGCCCTTGGTTTTATTGCGCAAATTATTAATTTGAACAATACCAAGACCGGTCTTGGAGTTAAACTTGAACAGCATGCTGTAAAGAGTGCTAATGATAAAGATGATCCCGCTGATACTGATGGAAATAATGTCATTACTGATAAAGTTCAACTTGATCCTAAAGATGAAGCTTCAAAAATTGGGAAGAATATCTCTGATGTCTTAGGTGCAAGTTTCTTTGGTAATGCAGACGATGCCTATGCGCAGATTTATTTAAATGGATATGATAATGTTTCTCAGAATGAATCAAATATTATTCGAGAAGGAACTTCTAGCATTACGTTGGTCGCCTTCAGTAAAACTACTGGCAAAAAAGCAACTGCAGTATTTAAGTTAAATAATAAGACTCTTCCTCAGGCGCCAACTAATTCTAAACTGAATAATTATGTTGACAACAGTCTTTATGCTCTAGAGAAAGATAATGGCAAACGAGATATTGCGGGGCTTAATTTAGCGACGGCTCCAAAGTCAGTGATCGATAACCTTAAACTTTCAAAGAAATCTACTTTCTGGGTTGATGGGAATGGTGATGGCACAATTGTAGTCCCTCGTGGTACTACTGCTAAACAAATTGCAGATTTGATTGCCAAAAAGAAATTAGATTCTAATAACTCTCTTAAAGAAACTGCTCCGATGAAGGCAATTCAAAGTACTGATGGTGCTCATGGGTATGAACATAAATCAGTTGACTCGGGGAATGGAAATTTCACTCCTTTTAATGGTAGTTCGTTAATTAAACACAGTATGAAGGGTCCAGATAAAGGTAATACTGGATATATTGAGTATAGCAATAATTTTCTTGAATCAAATAAATGGTTTGGTGGAGCTAATGATGCTGAACACATGTTGGATACTAATTCAATGCTGGAAACTTCATTTAGCAATAAATCAGCTTCAGAAATTCCAAACTCAAATGTTTCTGAATCTAGTCCTTTTATAAATGATCCTGAAGCATTTAAACCGCAGGATTATATCAAGCCAAACAATATTTCTGATGTTCAGAATGCGGCAGTTGTAAAAACTAAAGATGGTAAGAGTAACGTTGGTAAAGTGGGACATTTATTCCAACCCGCTGGCTACGTTAAAGAATCATATGATGCTAATCACTTTGTAAACGACAATCCTGAATTTAAGGATTCAGATTCAAGCAAGATTGCTCAAAGCATTGCGAATAGTGGTAGTTTTTCAAGTACTGATCCAAATGCTGGTGTAAAGAAGAGCTTTACCTATGAAGCACCTGTTAATACTTGGATGTATAAGTCATTCAACAACCCATACTCAACAGTTGTAAGTAGTCAAGGTTCTAATTATTCTAATAGTAAATCAAATACTAATGTATATGGTGATACCATAAAACCTCAAGAATATGTTGATTTAGCTGATCCAAATAATGACAAGCCAAATCTTTCTGCTCCTACTACTTTGAAGTTAGATAAGGGTAATGCGCAAGTTATTTATACTGGTAAAGACAAAACTGGTGATAACGATGTTTATTATTATATTGGTGTATATAATAATTTAAAAAAATTAACAATACCTATTCCTTCCGCTACGACAAATATTGAAGATAGTGATACCGGAGCTCTTACCAAATATGGAACTGTTGGAACTGACGGGTCAGAACCCATTATGTGGGACCCTAAAATTTATAAAAATTCCCCGGATCCTTTTGGTACTACTAGTGTCCTTAATTCAGAATTTAACAATGGAACAGCTAGTATAAATTTTGGTGACGGTAATGTAAATAAAGATCGAGATAAATTACTTTTTCCTTATGTTAAAAAGAAAGTTTCGAAAAACCAATCAATGTTCTTCGTTCAAACTTGGGATAAGAATGTAGACAGTAATACTAATGAACCAAAACCCTTGATTTACAACGCGAAGGGTGGTTCAAATTCAAGTGACTCTGATTCACCAAACTTTGAGTCCAAATACTATATTGAAGGTGTTATTGAGGTGGACCCAAATGCAGTTATAGATCCTATCAAAGCTCATGCCGTTAACGTTCATGCAGTTCAAGATAGTGATACGAAGAAAGCTTTCTTCAACTCAAATCTTTATAACTACGATAAAAGTGAATTTGCTAAACCTGGCAGTGATCACCAAAATAACAGTCAATTCTTTGTATCGCAGGACTTCTCCGTTGGACCTGTTTCAAGTGATATGGTATCTAGGACTGGTGACAGTTCAGTAGATAGTGATCCAAGTAAGATTATCGACATGGTTGCTAAGAATAGTGATCCTTCTAAGAATGAAAAAAATAATTATAATAATGACGTGGCTCCAGCCGAATTCACTGTCGAAAACGGCTACAAGTTAGTAACGCTTGATGATGCAGCTAAGAATCAGAACGTATCAGTTGATGCGTTGGCTTCAGAAGTTTCTAAAGTTACTGGTAAATCTCTTGATACTGTCAAGAACACAAAATGGCTTGAAGCTTCATTACCTAGACTTAAAGAAAATGCAGGTACTGCTAGAGTTAACGTCGTAGTTTACGACAAAGAAGCAGTATCGGCTCCTACGAAACAAGATACAAAACCATCGTTCTCAGTTACTGACCTTAGCAATGGAAATGATCCTTTCAATGTTAGTCTTCGTCCCTACACTACTACATATGATGATGGTGCAGTTTTAACGACAGCTAACGTTCCTCAGAATTTCAAGAATTTAGTAAGCAAAACTCTTGTTGCTGGAAATCCTGACTTTGTTGATGCTAGCGGTAAAGTTTCAAATAACAAATTACAGCAGGTTCTTGTTAGTTCGTTCCTTAGCAGCTGGCAGCAAAATGACGGCAGTTTTAAACAGACTGACTCTGGTCTTGGAGTTAGGTCTCCCCTATACATGTATGGCGGTTTTGGAATCAGCAATTCTGACAGCAAGAATTCATATACCCAGTGGCCTTTAGGCTACAGTGATAACAGTGGCGATTACAAGAATGCAGTGAACAGTTTTTCAGGCGACTTTTATCGTGGCGGAACAGATCTTAAGGCAGCCGATGGTAAAAATTTGATTAAAGGGATTCCTTTTAACGCTCTAACCGCTGACGTTAGTAAAGTAGATATCACAAAACCTGGTACTTATCCGGTCGTTTATACCTACACCAATCCTGACAATGCGAAAGATACCGCAAGTATTACGGTTCCAGTAACTGTGTCGGAAGTTTCAAAACCAATTTTTGCATTCCAAGGAAGCGCTGATTCGACAATTAATGTTGATGACAGCTTTAACGAAAATGAGTACAAAGTAGTCGGATCATGGGCAATTTTTAACAACTACGGCGGTGACTACAGCAAGCTGCCTAATTTTGAAGGCATCGCTAAGAATAATGATGGATCTCCAAAAGTAACGATCACGGGGCATGTGGATACTCATACTCCTGGTATTTATCAATTAACCTACGAGGCCACGAGTATTAGCGGCGAAACTACGACAATGATTAGAAAAATTACCGTTTTGCCGAAAAGTATTGCTACCGATTGGACGATTACCGATATGAAGGCCGTTGGCTACATTAACTATGTTCCAAATTACGGAATTATGGTTTTCAATGCGCCAGCCGGCAGTGCTACCGGTCAACGATTAGCTCACACTACGGCGTGGAGAATCAGCCAAAAAGCAGTTAATGCTAAAGGGGATGTTTTCTATCGCGTTGGCAAGAATCAGTGGATCAACGGGAGATATGTGTCATTTAGTCCAATCAGCACTATGGCTCCGCTAAAAGGCGAGATTGAAATTGTCTACGTGAGAGGTTATGGCGTTAACATTTGGAAGAGTGCCGGCACGACTAATAGTTACTACATGGATAGAAAATTGAAACATGGAAGCAAGTGGAAGACTTTTGGTCTTCAGAACGGCTTTTACAAAGTTGGCCGAGATCAGTGGGTTCAAGGAGATTTCGCTAGATACAAAGCATATAAATAA